Proteins from a single region of Cyanobium sp. ATX 6F1:
- a CDS encoding chlororespiratory reduction protein 7, whose protein sequence is MSDPLLRELDHYVVLEPGIEERILSAAETVTWLAAQLASLGAVPTDLADLGTDALRAGRLLDTACELELEPGCAVQWFAVRLEPPGS, encoded by the coding sequence ATGTCCGATCCACTGCTGCGGGAGCTCGACCACTACGTGGTGCTGGAGCCGGGGATTGAGGAACGGATCCTCTCGGCCGCCGAGACCGTCACCTGGCTCGCCGCTCAGCTCGCTTCCCTGGGCGCCGTGCCCACCGACCTGGCCGACCTGGGCACCGATGCGCTGCGGGCCGGGCGTCTGCTGGACACCGCCTGTGAACTGGAGCTGGAGCCCGGCTGCGCCGTGCAGTGGTTCGCGGTGCGCCTGGAGCCGCCCGGCTCCTAG
- a CDS encoding DUF4346 domain-containing protein encodes MATLTPSDRQRLDDGLSKRFIALDPAGYFVIRVDGEAGELVAEHFGNAINDQGLAVDPESGEVIACRGSGPREPLATYRGRSAKELGIALTETAAPAPLSRLDHALYLGRELARAERCLEQGIPYVQD; translated from the coding sequence ATGGCCACCCTCACCCCGTCCGACCGCCAGCGACTCGATGATGGGTTGTCGAAGCGGTTCATTGCCCTGGATCCCGCCGGGTACTTCGTGATTCGCGTGGATGGGGAGGCGGGGGAATTGGTGGCGGAACACTTCGGCAACGCCATCAACGACCAGGGGTTGGCCGTTGACCCGGAGAGTGGGGAGGTGATCGCCTGTCGCGGATCAGGGCCGCGCGAACCTCTGGCGACCTACCGGGGTCGCTCCGCCAAGGAGCTCGGCATCGCCCTCACTGAAACGGCGGCGCCAGCGCCCCTGAGCCGGCTCGACCATGCCCTCTATCTCGGCCGCGAACTGGCCCGAGCGGAGCGCTGCCTGGAGCAGGGAATCCCCTACGTACAGGACTGA
- a CDS encoding GNAT family N-acetyltransferase, giving the protein MAELQARWHRSMAEFHQGPWQALVEASGLPFYSWNWLQGLESSGSIVASEGWQPLHLGIWRGEVLIAVAPLYLKGHSYGEFVFDQSFAQLAGQLGLRYYPKLLGMSPVSPIQGYRFHIAAGEDQLAITALMFRLIEEFCRQNAVLSCNLLSVDPDWLPLVEASGWAHWLNQRSEWTNNGFSSFDDYLAGFNANQRRNIKRERRSVTEAGLTVTPLVGEAITEAALLRMHRFYAGHCSRWGAWGSKYLSEAFFTYAHRHLRDNLVLFSAHHGDPSDPVAMSLCVFTDDDLWGRYWGSDLELENLHFEVCYYAPIAWAIERGLRRFDPGAGGSHKRRRGFLAQSQVSLHHWSDPRFGSIIRRWLPEANAAQLEEIEAVNAELPFSRREVRLEAPA; this is encoded by the coding sequence ATGGCTGAGCTGCAGGCCCGTTGGCACCGGTCCATGGCGGAGTTTCACCAGGGGCCATGGCAGGCGCTCGTCGAGGCGTCAGGGCTTCCCTTCTACTCCTGGAATTGGCTCCAGGGCCTTGAGTCCTCCGGCAGCATCGTGGCCAGTGAGGGCTGGCAGCCCCTCCACCTCGGGATCTGGCGCGGCGAGGTGCTGATCGCCGTCGCACCGCTCTACCTGAAGGGCCACAGCTACGGAGAATTCGTCTTCGACCAGTCGTTCGCCCAGCTGGCGGGCCAGTTGGGGCTGCGCTACTACCCGAAGCTGCTGGGCATGAGCCCGGTGAGCCCGATCCAGGGCTACCGCTTCCACATCGCAGCTGGGGAAGATCAACTGGCGATCACGGCGTTGATGTTTCGCCTGATCGAGGAGTTCTGCCGCCAGAACGCTGTGCTCAGCTGCAACCTGCTCTCAGTGGATCCCGATTGGCTACCGCTGGTGGAGGCCTCTGGCTGGGCCCATTGGCTGAACCAGCGCAGCGAATGGACCAACAACGGCTTCAGCAGCTTCGACGACTACCTGGCGGGGTTCAACGCCAACCAGCGCCGCAACATCAAGCGTGAACGGCGCTCCGTCACCGAGGCCGGCCTCACCGTCACACCCCTGGTGGGGGAGGCGATCACGGAAGCTGCCCTGCTGCGCATGCACCGCTTCTACGCAGGCCATTGCAGCCGTTGGGGCGCCTGGGGCAGCAAATACCTCAGCGAAGCCTTCTTCACCTATGCCCATCGGCACCTGCGCGACAACCTGGTGCTGTTCAGTGCCCACCACGGCGACCCCAGCGACCCGGTGGCCATGTCGTTGTGCGTGTTCACCGATGACGACCTCTGGGGCCGTTACTGGGGCAGCGACCTTGAACTGGAGAACCTGCATTTCGAGGTTTGCTACTACGCCCCGATTGCCTGGGCGATCGAGCGGGGGCTGCGCCGCTTCGACCCTGGAGCCGGTGGAAGCCACAAGCGCCGGCGGGGGTTCCTGGCCCAGAGTCAGGTGAGCCTGCACCATTGGAGTGATCCGCGCTTCGGCTCGATCATCCGCCGCTGGTTGCCCGAGGCCAATGCGGCCCAGCTCGAGGAGATCGAGGCGGTCAACGCCGAACTCCCGTTCAGCCGCCGGGAGGTGCGCCTGGAGGCCCCTGCTTAG
- a CDS encoding glutathione S-transferase family protein, producing the protein MPELHQFKHSAFCEKVRLVLAAKGIDYTVVEVTPGLGQFELFRLSGQKQVPVLVDGGEVIADSTAICLHLERTVPEPPLLPLDDFEHARERAQVLLLEDWADTALAAGVRLALLRAAVADPALRTALLPESTPGALRSLVGAFPGDLLAGVGQVVGRSQDQQLVASLEQLAVLVAGEGHLVGQRLSLADLAVAAQLSLIKFPASVGAPLAGRGVPGLADSPLLAPLFAWRDRLYAQLARS; encoded by the coding sequence ATGCCTGAGCTCCACCAGTTCAAACACTCCGCCTTCTGCGAGAAGGTGCGCCTGGTCCTTGCGGCCAAAGGCATCGACTACACGGTGGTGGAGGTGACGCCGGGCCTGGGTCAGTTCGAGCTGTTCCGCCTCTCAGGCCAGAAGCAGGTGCCGGTGCTGGTGGACGGCGGTGAGGTGATCGCCGATTCGACGGCCATCTGCCTCCACCTGGAGCGCACCGTTCCTGAGCCGCCCCTGTTGCCTTTGGACGATTTCGAGCACGCCCGTGAGCGGGCCCAGGTGTTGCTGCTCGAAGACTGGGCCGACACCGCCCTGGCGGCCGGAGTTCGCCTGGCCCTGTTGCGGGCCGCCGTGGCCGATCCGGCCCTGCGCACCGCCCTGTTGCCTGAGTCCACTCCTGGAGCCCTGCGCTCCCTGGTGGGGGCCTTCCCGGGTGATCTGCTGGCCGGTGTCGGTCAGGTGGTCGGTCGCTCTCAGGATCAGCAGCTGGTGGCCAGCCTCGAGCAGTTGGCGGTGCTGGTGGCGGGTGAGGGCCACCTGGTCGGTCAGCGGCTCTCCCTGGCCGATCTGGCGGTGGCCGCGCAGCTCTCCCTGATCAAGTTCCCCGCCAGTGTCGGGGCCCCCCTGGCGGGCCGCGGCGTGCCGGGGCTGGCCGATTCGCCTCTGCTGGCGCCGTTGTTCGCCTGGCGCGATCGGCTCTACGCCCAGCTTGCCCGTAGCTGA
- the rbfA gene encoding 30S ribosome-binding factor RbfA codes for MAMSRRVERVAASIRREISELLITGIKDERVGLGMVSVTAVDVAGDLQHCKVFVSIFGSEEDRDQALAGLRAAAPYVKGELSRRLSMRRTPEVAFLLDRSLEKGTAVLGLLNQLGRQRQERGEVPPGSDDLDA; via the coding sequence ATGGCAATGAGCCGCAGGGTGGAGCGGGTGGCGGCCTCGATTCGCCGCGAGATCAGCGAGCTGCTGATCACCGGCATCAAGGACGAACGGGTGGGGCTGGGGATGGTCAGCGTCACCGCGGTGGACGTGGCGGGCGACCTGCAGCACTGCAAGGTCTTCGTGAGCATCTTCGGCAGCGAGGAGGACCGCGACCAGGCCCTGGCCGGCCTGCGGGCGGCGGCCCCCTACGTCAAAGGCGAACTGAGCCGGCGCCTCAGCATGCGCCGCACCCCCGAGGTGGCCTTCCTGCTCGATCGCAGCCTCGAGAAAGGCACCGCCGTGCTGGGACTGCTCAACCAGCTCGGGCGCCAGCGGCAGGAGAGAGGGGAGGTCCCGCCCGGCAGTGATGACCTCGACGCCTGA
- a CDS encoding RibD family protein gives MSELRLVLAVSLDGRLAPAEGGPAQLGGAGDRIALEQALAWADGALIGAQTLRLHGSTCLIRRPELLEERRGAGQGEQPIALVVSRSGAIDPSLPFFHQPLERWLLAPLDAQVTGFERRLALGPWPALLGQLGALGLNRLVVLGGARLAGSLLQEALVDELQLTLCPQLLGGAHSWLPPGTVLPLGNWELLEHRSLGEGELLLRYGRRREPGSAAPSSAAEAAPTKTATTKGPAGRSGAADP, from the coding sequence TTGAGTGAGCTGAGGCTGGTGCTGGCCGTCAGCCTCGATGGCCGGCTCGCCCCCGCCGAAGGGGGCCCTGCCCAGTTGGGCGGTGCGGGCGATCGGATCGCCCTGGAGCAGGCCCTGGCCTGGGCCGATGGGGCCCTGATCGGCGCCCAGACCCTGCGCTTGCACGGCAGCACCTGCCTGATCCGGCGCCCGGAGCTGCTGGAGGAGCGCCGCGGCGCTGGCCAGGGCGAGCAGCCCATTGCCTTGGTGGTGAGCCGCAGTGGTGCCATCGATCCCTCGCTGCCTTTCTTTCATCAACCCCTGGAGCGCTGGCTGCTCGCCCCTTTGGATGCACAGGTAACCGGGTTTGAGCGCAGGCTGGCCCTGGGGCCCTGGCCCGCGCTTCTGGGGCAGCTGGGGGCCCTGGGCCTCAACCGTCTGGTGGTGCTGGGGGGCGCCCGGCTGGCGGGCAGCTTGCTGCAGGAGGCGCTGGTGGATGAACTGCAGCTCACCCTTTGCCCGCAACTGCTGGGCGGCGCGCACAGCTGGCTGCCTCCAGGCACTGTCCTGCCGCTGGGCAACTGGGAGCTTCTTGAGCACCGGTCCCTGGGCGAGGGGGAGCTGCTGCTGCGTTACGGGCGGCGGCGGGAGCCAGGCTCCGCTGCGCCGAGCTCGGCAGCCGAGGCAGCTCCAACGAAGACAGCTACGACGAAGGGGCCGGCAGGCCGAAGCGGCGCTGCAGATCCTTGA
- a CDS encoding DUF751 family protein: protein MKDFFINVTRYPRYLVALGLGVLDSVLQPLLARTRNPVTAVALIGALVSGLVSLVLVLRAMVNPAAPLA from the coding sequence ATGAAGGACTTTTTCATCAACGTGACGCGCTATCCGCGTTACCTGGTGGCCCTGGGGCTGGGGGTACTGGATTCGGTGCTCCAGCCCCTGCTCGCTCGTACCCGCAATCCCGTCACCGCCGTCGCCTTGATCGGCGCCCTGGTCAGCGGCCTGGTGAGCCTGGTTCTGGTGCTGCGTGCCATGGTGAATCCGGCCGCACCGCTGGCATAG
- a CDS encoding cytochrome B6, translating into MAVALYLVLVVGGLATAAVVSGVLRGIRLI; encoded by the coding sequence ATGGCTGTGGCCCTCTACCTCGTGCTTGTTGTCGGCGGGTTGGCTACGGCGGCGGTGGTCTCCGGTGTGTTGCGCGGCATCCGCCTGATCTGA
- a CDS encoding B12-binding domain-containing radical SAM protein gives MRALFIYPEFPKTFWSYEKILELVNRKVLLPPLGLVTVAALLPQSWEMKLADRNVREVTEEEWNWAELVIISGMIVQKEDMQRQIAKAKQRGLPVAVGGPFASSTPDAPEIDLADFKVLDEGEITLPMFIEAIERGDTGGRFSSNGEKPDVTGTPVPRFDLLELDAYDSMSVQFSRGCPFQCEFCDIIVLYGRKPRTKAPEQLVAELQALYDLGWRRSIFLVDDNFIGNKRNAKLLLPAIKQWQIDHHYPFSFATEASVDLASDDEMMQMMAEARFDSVFLGIETPDEASLSLTGKHQNTRSSLEDSVDRITSYGIRVMAGFIIGFDGEKTGAGDRIVTFVSRTGIPAAMMGMLQALPNTGLWHRLEKEGRLIQEKADAKGVNQTNLLNFVPTRPIRDIANEYVDAFCRLYEPNAYIDRVTHYYQKMGKPRWQQFVPKAAFGKATLPTWTDIRALSIVIWRQGIKRDTRGRFWRALATIARKNPDNLEQFLVTLAHNEHFQEYRGVVTREIQQQLASLPPEPPESSRQPSRELQPA, from the coding sequence ATGCGCGCCCTGTTCATCTACCCGGAATTTCCCAAAACGTTCTGGAGCTACGAGAAGATCCTCGAGCTGGTGAACCGCAAGGTTCTGCTGCCCCCGCTCGGGCTGGTCACGGTGGCAGCCCTGCTGCCCCAGAGCTGGGAGATGAAGCTCGCCGATCGCAATGTCAGGGAGGTGACCGAAGAGGAGTGGAACTGGGCCGAACTGGTGATCATCTCCGGAATGATCGTCCAGAAGGAAGACATGCAACGGCAGATCGCCAAGGCCAAGCAGCGAGGCCTGCCGGTGGCCGTGGGCGGTCCCTTTGCCAGTTCCACCCCCGACGCCCCAGAAATCGATCTGGCCGACTTCAAGGTGCTCGACGAAGGCGAGATCACCTTGCCGATGTTCATCGAAGCGATCGAACGCGGTGATACCGGTGGTCGCTTCAGCTCCAACGGAGAGAAGCCTGATGTCACCGGAACCCCGGTGCCGCGCTTCGATCTGCTCGAGCTCGATGCCTACGACTCAATGTCCGTTCAGTTCTCGCGCGGTTGCCCGTTTCAATGCGAGTTCTGTGACATTATCGTGCTCTACGGCCGCAAGCCGCGCACCAAGGCACCAGAGCAGCTAGTTGCCGAATTGCAGGCTCTCTATGACCTCGGCTGGAGACGTTCGATCTTCCTTGTCGATGACAATTTCATCGGCAACAAGCGCAACGCCAAACTGTTGCTGCCGGCCATCAAGCAATGGCAGATCGACCATCACTATCCGTTCAGTTTCGCCACTGAAGCCTCGGTGGATCTCGCCTCCGACGACGAGATGATGCAGATGATGGCGGAAGCCCGCTTCGACAGCGTCTTCCTCGGGATCGAGACGCCCGACGAAGCCAGCCTTTCGTTGACTGGCAAGCACCAGAACACCCGCAGCTCCCTCGAGGATTCGGTGGACCGGATCACGTCCTATGGCATCCGCGTGATGGCGGGCTTCATCATCGGCTTCGACGGCGAGAAGACCGGAGCCGGCGACCGGATCGTGACCTTCGTGAGCCGCACCGGAATCCCCGCCGCGATGATGGGCATGCTTCAGGCCCTGCCGAACACGGGTCTCTGGCACCGCCTTGAAAAGGAAGGCCGTCTCATCCAGGAGAAGGCCGATGCCAAGGGCGTCAACCAGACCAACCTGCTCAATTTCGTGCCCACCCGGCCGATCCGTGACATCGCCAACGAATACGTCGATGCCTTCTGCCGGCTCTACGAGCCCAACGCCTACATCGATCGGGTCACGCATTACTACCAGAAGATGGGTAAACCGCGCTGGCAGCAGTTCGTGCCAAAAGCGGCCTTCGGGAAAGCCACCTTGCCCACCTGGACTGACATCCGCGCCCTCTCGATCGTGATCTGGCGCCAGGGGATCAAGCGCGACACCCGCGGCCGCTTCTGGCGTGCCCTGGCCACGATCGCCCGCAAAAATCCTGACAACCTGGAGCAGTTCCTGGTGACCCTCGCCCATAACGAGCATTTCCAGGAGTACCGCGGGGTGGTGACCCGGGAGATTCAGCAGCAGCTGGCCTCCCTGCCCCCTGAGCCCCCGGAGAGCTCCCGCCAACCCAGCCGCGAACTCCAGCCGGCCTAG
- a CDS encoding 6-carboxytetrahydropterin synthase codes for MTAVAAHGKGRGCVITRRATFSASHLYWLPELSAEENQARFGRCALAPGHGHNYELVVAMGGALDADGMVLNLSDVKQAIRREVTDPLDFRFLNETWPEFDLGTPGGRLPTTEALAQAIWSRLAPHLPLMGLRLYEQPTLWADVLGNPMEAFLSIRTHFAAAHRLARPELSAAENDAIYGKCARPHGHGHNYLLDVTVRGAIDPRTGMVCDLAELQGIVQELVVEPFDHTFLNKDVEHFATCVPTAENIALHIVDRLAAPIAATGARLHKVRLQESPNNAAEVFAETPQLEMRPHALEVLAAV; via the coding sequence ATGACGGCAGTGGCTGCCCACGGCAAAGGCAGGGGCTGTGTGATCACCCGGCGGGCCACCTTCAGTGCCAGTCACCTGTACTGGCTGCCGGAGCTGAGCGCTGAAGAAAACCAGGCTCGCTTCGGCCGCTGTGCCCTGGCCCCGGGCCACGGCCACAACTACGAGTTGGTGGTGGCCATGGGGGGGGCGCTCGACGCCGACGGCATGGTGCTCAACCTCTCGGATGTGAAACAGGCCATCCGCCGGGAGGTCACCGATCCGCTCGACTTCCGCTTCCTCAATGAGACCTGGCCGGAGTTCGACCTGGGCACCCCCGGAGGGCGCCTGCCCACCACCGAGGCCCTGGCCCAGGCGATCTGGAGCCGGCTTGCCCCCCACCTGCCGCTGATGGGCCTGCGGCTCTACGAACAACCCACCCTCTGGGCCGACGTGCTCGGCAACCCCATGGAAGCCTTCCTTTCGATCCGCACCCACTTCGCCGCCGCCCACCGCCTGGCCCGTCCTGAGCTTTCGGCGGCCGAGAACGACGCCATCTACGGCAAATGCGCCAGGCCCCACGGCCACGGTCACAACTACCTGCTCGACGTCACGGTGCGCGGGGCGATCGATCCCCGCACCGGCATGGTCTGTGATCTGGCCGAGCTTCAGGGGATCGTGCAGGAGCTGGTGGTGGAACCCTTCGATCACACCTTCCTCAACAAAGACGTCGAGCATTTCGCCACCTGTGTGCCCACCGCCGAAAACATCGCCCTGCACATCGTCGATCGGCTTGCCGCTCCGATCGCCGCCACCGGGGCCCGCTTGCACAAGGTGCGGCTTCAGGAGAGCCCCAACAACGCCGCCGAGGTGTTCGCCGAAACCCCTCAACTGGAGATGCGCCCCCACGCCCTTGAGGTCCTGGCGGCTGTTTGA
- a CDS encoding shikimate kinase yields the protein MAKSSRPDPTPMGQSLRQRLQGLNVYLVGMMGAGKSAVGAPLAEALGYRFLDADTTLEQVAGCPIPELFEREGETGFRELESAVLNRIAGWHSLVVATGGGVVTRPSNWGELQQGVVIWLDAPAELLLGRLRADPTPRPLLAGPEPERRLIELLQARRPLYAQADLHIVQAGGPPEAVAQQVLEALPAVLKERPVAPAP from the coding sequence ATGGCCAAATCCAGCCGTCCCGACCCCACGCCCATGGGCCAGAGCTTGCGCCAGCGACTTCAGGGTCTGAACGTCTATCTGGTCGGAATGATGGGCGCCGGCAAGAGCGCCGTCGGCGCCCCCCTGGCGGAGGCCCTGGGCTACCGCTTTCTCGATGCCGACACCACCCTTGAGCAGGTGGCCGGCTGCCCGATCCCGGAGCTGTTCGAGCGCGAGGGGGAGACAGGCTTTCGCGAGCTCGAGAGCGCCGTGCTCAATCGCATTGCCGGCTGGCATTCCCTGGTGGTCGCCACCGGCGGCGGCGTGGTGACCCGGCCGAGCAACTGGGGGGAGCTGCAGCAGGGCGTGGTGATCTGGCTGGATGCCCCGGCCGAGCTGCTGCTCGGGCGACTGCGGGCCGATCCCACCCCCCGGCCGCTGCTGGCGGGGCCCGAGCCCGAACGGCGCCTGATCGAGCTGCTGCAGGCGCGGCGGCCCCTCTACGCCCAGGCGGATCTGCACATCGTCCAGGCGGGCGGCCCGCCCGAGGCGGTGGCCCAGCAGGTGCTGGAGGCCCTGCCGGCGGTGCTCAAAGAGCGTCCCGTGGCACCGGCGCCCTAG